In Daphnia magna isolate NIES linkage group LG7, ASM2063170v1.1, whole genome shotgun sequence, a single genomic region encodes these proteins:
- the LOC116926755 gene encoding zinc finger RNA-binding protein isoform X8 gives MGGGGGGGQMSGNKSGHGGGQGGPKTRGRYFAGGFNQRWTSSTTQQLHYCEVCKISCASPQTYKDHLDGQKHKKKEAAVRTGLPMVPTPRTGAALHCELCNVTCTSSDAYAAHIRGTKHQKVVKLHTKLGKPIPPAEPQLIHSKTGGSTGTAPATPVTTTTIATTATTVSAVTTTPAVTTTSAATAATPTPTVPAPTSTTAVVKVVAATPKINFLGGNYLNTHVGSKSNGSESEAALVTTTTAQASQIIKKEEVPMTAAVATETAQAVVAQWEEEKVIQPVGQDYVEELRGGDGKITGFNCRLCDCRFNDVNAKDMHLKGRRHRIMYKKKVDPNLVVEAKGWPALRQKNKTMPGWQERRKPNEGGWEGNENYEEMPQAPSSMEDGNQPRPPAYWASPSRGGLRHGGISMGLPPPPQYFPTGSLPMGLPNPAMRKPESSDDRHVMAKHSEIYPSEAELEAIQTLVSYVERSLKLVSDQLTHQPEDKTKVSETQSSNDLAQSPVPAVAAPAASQADVPVPVPPVAPATTPTATPAPALVPAAAATNGPAQPQRMLKGVMRVGLLAKGLLLKGDRTVQLVVLCSQPPTYQLLDRVAQALPAHLSVVAPSITFNVETLPNEAVVMVKSVQGHGLAGDILVKVSLTSPVVREEQLAAAAAAATVATNGTTSTGNDVDMKDAAAIKEGRLNTKDCLHSLALLRRAKWFQARANTLQNCVLVIRVMRDFCMRSPVWSNLELWAIELIVERAAFSAGTPLSAGDALRRVFETISAGILLSTNDGWGPGIGDPCEKDAVDVCSNLTAQEREDMTSSAQQALRQIAFRQIFKVLGMSKPLSSGSRSFNKASPAAAGPSPGKKRPRENSTSDTISPEAGEVPTDLKKEKIEGQDA, from the exons ATGGGTGGAGGGGGTGGAGGAGGCCAAATGTCCGGAAACAAATCTGGTCACGGTGGCGGACAAGGTGGGCCGAAAACCCGTGGTCGTTACTTCGCCGGTGGTTTCAATCAGCGTTGGACCAGCAGTACGACTCAACAACTCCATTACTGTGAAGTTTGCAAAATTTCCTGTGCAA GTCCTCAGACTTACAAAGACCATTTGGATGGTCAAAAGCACAAGAAAAAGGAGGCAGCCGTCCGTACTGGCCTCCCTATG GTTCCCACCCCTAGGACTGGAGCTGCCTTGCACTGTGAACTTTGCAATGTGACGTGCACTTCTTCAGATGCCTATGCAGCGCACATTCGTGGAACAAAACATCAAAAG GTCGTTAAATTACACACGAAACTAGGCAAACCAATCCCTCCAGCAGAACCACAGTTGATTCATTCGAAAACGGGTGGCTCAACTGGAACCGCACCGGCTACACCAGTTACTACAACTACTATAGCCACTACAGCCACAACGGTCAGCGCGGTGACCACTACGCCTGCTGTTACCACTACATCCGCCGCAACGGCCGCTACCCCTACACCTACGGTACCTGCACCTACATCTACAACAGCAGTCGTCAAAGTAGTGGCTGCAACGCCTAAAATCAATTTTCTGG GTGGAAACTATTTAAATACTCATGTTGGATCAAAATCTAACGGATCTGAAAGTGAGGCTGCGCTCGTTACGACAACGACAGCGCAAGCTAGCCAGATAATCAAAAAAGAGGAAGTCCCAATGACAGCTGCTGTTGCTACTGAAACGGCACAAGCAGTGGTTGCACAGTGGGAGGAGGAAAAGGTGATTCAACCCGTTGGCCAAGATTACGTTGAAGAATTACGTGGCGGTGATG GCAAAATTACCGGCTTTAATTGTCGGCTCTGCGATTGCCGCTTCAACGATGTCAATGCCAAAGATATGCATCTGAAAGGCAGACGTCATAG GATAATGTACAAGAAGAAAGTAGATCCAAATTTGGTGGTAGAAGCCAAAGGTTGGCCGGCCCTCCGTCAGAAAAATAAGACCATGCCCGGCTGGCAAGAAAGACGGAAACCTAATGAAGGTGGCTGGGAAGGTAATGAAAATTACGAAGAAATGCCACAAGCTCCTTCGTCAATGGAAGATGGAAACCAGCCACGTCCTCCAGCCTATTGGGCTAGCCCATCCCGAGGCGGACTTCGACATGGTGGGATCTCAATGGGtctaccaccaccaccacag TATTTCCCTACCGGCTCCTTGCCGATGGGGCTTCCTAATCCAGCTATGCGTAAACCCGAATCCAGTGACGATCGCCACGTCATGGCGAAACATTCAGAGATCTACCCATCG GAAGCCGAATTAGAAGCCATACAGACGCTCGTCTCGTATGTTGAACGCTCATTAAAGTTAGTTTCTGATCAGCTAACGCATCAACCTGAAGACAAAACGAAAGTTTCGGAGACGCAATCATCCAATGACCTTGCTCAATCGCCTGTTCCAGCCGTTGCTGCGCCCGCCGCTTCTCAGGCTGATGTGCCGGTCCCTGTTCCTCCTGTCGCTCCAGCTACCACCCCTACTGCGACCCCCGCCCCAGCGCTTGTTCCAGCTGCAGCAGCCACGAACGGCCCAGCCCAGCCACAGCGGATGTTGAAAGGCGTCATGCGAGTGGGGTTGCTTGCCAAAGGATTACTTTTAAAAGGCGACCGAACTGTTCAGTTGGTCGTCCTCTGCTCTCAGCCACCTACTTATCAGTTGCTCGATAGAGTTGCTCAAGCTCTTCCAGCCCACCTCTCT GTTGTCGCACCATCAATCACGTTCAACGTCGAAACGCTTCCAAATGAAGCAGTTGTCATGGTAAAATCGGTCCAGGGTCATGGCCTGGCGGGTGATATTTTGGTCAAGGTCTCGCTGACGTCCCCCGTTGTCAGGGAAGAGCAACTAGCCGccgccgctgctgctgctaccgTTGCTACCAACGGAACGACTTCTACtg GCAACGACGTTGACATGAAAGATGCCGCTGCTATCAAGGAAGGTCGTCTGAACACCAAAGATTGTTTGCATTCGCTTGCGCTCCTACGCCGAGCCAAATGGTTCCAAGCTAGAGCCAATACTCTTCAAAATTGCGTCCTAGTAATCAGGGTCATGAGGGATTTCTGTATGCGTTCGCCTGTCTGGTCGAATCTGGAACTCtgg GCAATCGAATTGATTGTGGAAAGGGCGGCTTTCAGCGCCGGCACACCGCTCTCTGCAGGCGATGCCCTGCGCCGGGTATTTGAAACAATTTCTGCCGGCATTCTATTAAGCACCAATGACGGTTGGGGTCCTG GTATCGGAGATCCGTGCGAAAAGGACGCTGTTGACGTTTGTAGTAATTTAACTGCACAGGAACGTGAAGATATGACATCGTCCGCCCAG CAAGCGTTGCGTCAAATCGCCTtccgccaaattttcaaagtGCTGGGCATGTCCAAACCTTTGTCATCAGGATCGCGCAGCTTCAATAAAGCTTCACCGGCCGCCGCAGGACCTTCACCTGGCAAAAAGCGTCCCCGTGAAAACTCAACGAGCGACACTATCAGCCCTGAAG CAGGCGAAGTTCCAACAGATCTGAAGAAGGAGAAGATTGAAGGCCAAGATGCTTAA
- the LOC116926755 gene encoding zinc finger RNA-binding protein isoform X3 — MASNNPYFNNFIPAGNQQAAGTQAYGASAGPSPGYSAGGHSAPAAGQTSYDTAYPNTAAFAGYYGFPGKPNYEPSKNYFPGPPGPGKQDGPGLPPTHYQGYEAAFFNAAHAYLHHQPGPKPPQMGGGGGGGQMSGNKSGHGGGQGGPKTRGRYFAGGFNQRWTSSTTQQLHYCEVCKISCASPQTYKDHLDGQKHKKKEAAVRTGLPMVPTPRTGAALHCELCNVTCTSSDAYAAHIRGTKHQKVVKLHTKLGKPIPPAEPQLIHSKTGGSTGTAPATPVTTTTIATTATTVSAVTTTPAVTTTSAATAATPTPTVPAPTSTTAVVKVVAATPKINFLGGNYLNTHVGSKSNGSESEAALVTTTTAQASQIIKKEEVPMTAAVATETAQAVVAQWEEEKVIQPVGQDYVEELRGGDGKITGFNCRLCDCRFNDVNAKDMHLKGRRHRIMYKKKVDPNLVVEAKGWPALRQKNKTMPGWQERRKPNEGGWEGNENYEEMPQAPSSMEDGNQPRPPAYWASPSRGGLRHGGISMGLPPPPQYFPTGSLPMGLPNPAMRKPESSDDRHVMAKHSEIYPSEAELEAIQTLVSYVERSLKLVSDQLTHQPEDKTKVSETQSSNDLAQSPVPAVAAPAASQADVPVPVPPVAPATTPTATPAPALVPAAAATNGPAQPQRMLKGVMRVGLLAKGLLLKGDRTVQLVVLCSQPPTYQLLDRVAQALPAHLSVVAPSITFNVETLPNEAVVMVKSVQGHGLAGDILVKVSLTSPVVREEQLAAAAAAATVATNGTTSTGNDVDMKDAAAIKEGRLNTKDCLHSLALLRRAKWFQARANTLQNCVLVIRVMRDFCMRSPVWSNLELWAIELIVERAAFSAGTPLSAGDALRRVFETISAGILLSTNDGWGPGIGDPCEKDAVDVCSNLTAQEREDMTSSAQQALRQIAFRQIFKVLGMSKPLSSGSRSFNKASPAAAGPSPGKKRPRENSTSDTISPEAGEVPTDLKKEKIEGQDA, encoded by the exons ATGGCATCCAACAACCCGTACTTTAACAACTTCATCCCGGCTGGAAATCAACAAGC AGCTGGGACGCAAGCGTACGGAGCTTCGGCCGGACCAAGCCCGGGCTATTCCGCCGGTGGCCACTCGGCCCCGGCTGCGGGCCAAACCTCCTACGACACGGCCTATCCTAACACGGCGGCTTTTGCTG GCTATTATGGTTTCCCTGGCAAACCAAACTATGAACCATCAAAAAACTATTTCCCAGGACCACCAG GACCAGGTAAGCAGGATGGACCAGGACTACCTCCAACTCATTATCAAGGGTATGAAGCAGCTTTCTTCAATGCAGCGCATGCTTACTTGCATCATCAGCCTGGACCTAAGCCACCCCAAATGGGTGGAGGGGGTGGAGGAGGCCAAATGTCCGGAAACAAATCTGGTCACGGTGGCGGACAAGGTGGGCCGAAAACCCGTGGTCGTTACTTCGCCGGTGGTTTCAATCAGCGTTGGACCAGCAGTACGACTCAACAACTCCATTACTGTGAAGTTTGCAAAATTTCCTGTGCAA GTCCTCAGACTTACAAAGACCATTTGGATGGTCAAAAGCACAAGAAAAAGGAGGCAGCCGTCCGTACTGGCCTCCCTATG GTTCCCACCCCTAGGACTGGAGCTGCCTTGCACTGTGAACTTTGCAATGTGACGTGCACTTCTTCAGATGCCTATGCAGCGCACATTCGTGGAACAAAACATCAAAAG GTCGTTAAATTACACACGAAACTAGGCAAACCAATCCCTCCAGCAGAACCACAGTTGATTCATTCGAAAACGGGTGGCTCAACTGGAACCGCACCGGCTACACCAGTTACTACAACTACTATAGCCACTACAGCCACAACGGTCAGCGCGGTGACCACTACGCCTGCTGTTACCACTACATCCGCCGCAACGGCCGCTACCCCTACACCTACGGTACCTGCACCTACATCTACAACAGCAGTCGTCAAAGTAGTGGCTGCAACGCCTAAAATCAATTTTCTGG GTGGAAACTATTTAAATACTCATGTTGGATCAAAATCTAACGGATCTGAAAGTGAGGCTGCGCTCGTTACGACAACGACAGCGCAAGCTAGCCAGATAATCAAAAAAGAGGAAGTCCCAATGACAGCTGCTGTTGCTACTGAAACGGCACAAGCAGTGGTTGCACAGTGGGAGGAGGAAAAGGTGATTCAACCCGTTGGCCAAGATTACGTTGAAGAATTACGTGGCGGTGATG GCAAAATTACCGGCTTTAATTGTCGGCTCTGCGATTGCCGCTTCAACGATGTCAATGCCAAAGATATGCATCTGAAAGGCAGACGTCATAG GATAATGTACAAGAAGAAAGTAGATCCAAATTTGGTGGTAGAAGCCAAAGGTTGGCCGGCCCTCCGTCAGAAAAATAAGACCATGCCCGGCTGGCAAGAAAGACGGAAACCTAATGAAGGTGGCTGGGAAGGTAATGAAAATTACGAAGAAATGCCACAAGCTCCTTCGTCAATGGAAGATGGAAACCAGCCACGTCCTCCAGCCTATTGGGCTAGCCCATCCCGAGGCGGACTTCGACATGGTGGGATCTCAATGGGtctaccaccaccaccacag TATTTCCCTACCGGCTCCTTGCCGATGGGGCTTCCTAATCCAGCTATGCGTAAACCCGAATCCAGTGACGATCGCCACGTCATGGCGAAACATTCAGAGATCTACCCATCG GAAGCCGAATTAGAAGCCATACAGACGCTCGTCTCGTATGTTGAACGCTCATTAAAGTTAGTTTCTGATCAGCTAACGCATCAACCTGAAGACAAAACGAAAGTTTCGGAGACGCAATCATCCAATGACCTTGCTCAATCGCCTGTTCCAGCCGTTGCTGCGCCCGCCGCTTCTCAGGCTGATGTGCCGGTCCCTGTTCCTCCTGTCGCTCCAGCTACCACCCCTACTGCGACCCCCGCCCCAGCGCTTGTTCCAGCTGCAGCAGCCACGAACGGCCCAGCCCAGCCACAGCGGATGTTGAAAGGCGTCATGCGAGTGGGGTTGCTTGCCAAAGGATTACTTTTAAAAGGCGACCGAACTGTTCAGTTGGTCGTCCTCTGCTCTCAGCCACCTACTTATCAGTTGCTCGATAGAGTTGCTCAAGCTCTTCCAGCCCACCTCTCT GTTGTCGCACCATCAATCACGTTCAACGTCGAAACGCTTCCAAATGAAGCAGTTGTCATGGTAAAATCGGTCCAGGGTCATGGCCTGGCGGGTGATATTTTGGTCAAGGTCTCGCTGACGTCCCCCGTTGTCAGGGAAGAGCAACTAGCCGccgccgctgctgctgctaccgTTGCTACCAACGGAACGACTTCTACtg GCAACGACGTTGACATGAAAGATGCCGCTGCTATCAAGGAAGGTCGTCTGAACACCAAAGATTGTTTGCATTCGCTTGCGCTCCTACGCCGAGCCAAATGGTTCCAAGCTAGAGCCAATACTCTTCAAAATTGCGTCCTAGTAATCAGGGTCATGAGGGATTTCTGTATGCGTTCGCCTGTCTGGTCGAATCTGGAACTCtgg GCAATCGAATTGATTGTGGAAAGGGCGGCTTTCAGCGCCGGCACACCGCTCTCTGCAGGCGATGCCCTGCGCCGGGTATTTGAAACAATTTCTGCCGGCATTCTATTAAGCACCAATGACGGTTGGGGTCCTG GTATCGGAGATCCGTGCGAAAAGGACGCTGTTGACGTTTGTAGTAATTTAACTGCACAGGAACGTGAAGATATGACATCGTCCGCCCAG CAAGCGTTGCGTCAAATCGCCTtccgccaaattttcaaagtGCTGGGCATGTCCAAACCTTTGTCATCAGGATCGCGCAGCTTCAATAAAGCTTCACCGGCCGCCGCAGGACCTTCACCTGGCAAAAAGCGTCCCCGTGAAAACTCAACGAGCGACACTATCAGCCCTGAAG CAGGCGAAGTTCCAACAGATCTGAAGAAGGAGAAGATTGAAGGCCAAGATGCTTAA
- the LOC116926755 gene encoding zinc finger RNA-binding protein isoform X7 has protein sequence MASNNPYFNNFIPAGNQQAAGTQAYGASAGPSPGYSAGGHSAPAAGQTSYDTAYPNTAAFAGYYGFPGKPNYEPSKNYFPGPPGPAHAYLHHQPGPKPPQMGGGGGGGQMSGNKSGHGGGQGGPKTRGRYFAGGFNQRWTSSTTQQLHYCEVCKISCASPQTYKDHLDGQKHKKKEAAVRTGLPMVPTPRTGAALHCELCNVTCTSSDAYAAHIRGTKHQKVVKLHTKLGKPIPPAEPQLIHSKTGGSTGTAPATPVTTTTIATTATTVSAVTTTPAVTTTSAATAATPTPTVPAPTSTTAVVKVVAATPKINFLGGNYLNTHVGSKSNGSESEAALVTTTTAQASQIIKKEEVPMTAAVATETAQAVVAQWEEEKVIQPVGQDYVEELRGGDGKITGFNCRLCDCRFNDVNAKDMHLKGRRHRIMYKKKVDPNLVVEAKGWPALRQKNKTMPGWQERRKPNEGGWEGNENYEEMPQAPSSMEDGNQPRPPAYWASPSRGGLRHGGISMGLPPPPQYFPTGSLPMGLPNPAMRKPESSDDRHVMAKHSEIYPSEAELEAIQTLVSYVERSLKLVSDQLTHQPEDKTKVSETQSSNDLAQSPVPAVAAPAASQADVPVPVPPVAPATTPTATPAPALVPAAAATNGPAQPQRMLKGVMRVGLLAKGLLLKGDRTVQLVVLCSQPPTYQLLDRVAQALPAHLSVVAPSITFNVETLPNEAVVMVKSVQGHGLAGDILVKVSLTSPVVREEQLAAAAAAATVATNGTTSTGNDVDMKDAAAIKEGRLNTKDCLHSLALLRRAKWFQARANTLQNCVLVIRVMRDFCMRSPVWSNLELWAIELIVERAAFSAGTPLSAGDALRRVFETISAGILLSTNDGWGPGIGDPCEKDAVDVCSNLTAQEREDMTSSAQQALRQIAFRQIFKVLGMSKPLSSGSRSFNKASPAAAGPSPGKKRPRENSTSDTISPEAGEVPTDLKKEKIEGQDA, from the exons ATGGCATCCAACAACCCGTACTTTAACAACTTCATCCCGGCTGGAAATCAACAAGC AGCTGGGACGCAAGCGTACGGAGCTTCGGCCGGACCAAGCCCGGGCTATTCCGCCGGTGGCCACTCGGCCCCGGCTGCGGGCCAAACCTCCTACGACACGGCCTATCCTAACACGGCGGCTTTTGCTG GCTATTATGGTTTCCCTGGCAAACCAAACTATGAACCATCAAAAAACTATTTCCCAGGACCACCAG GACCAG CGCATGCTTACTTGCATCATCAGCCTGGACCTAAGCCACCCCAAATGGGTGGAGGGGGTGGAGGAGGCCAAATGTCCGGAAACAAATCTGGTCACGGTGGCGGACAAGGTGGGCCGAAAACCCGTGGTCGTTACTTCGCCGGTGGTTTCAATCAGCGTTGGACCAGCAGTACGACTCAACAACTCCATTACTGTGAAGTTTGCAAAATTTCCTGTGCAA GTCCTCAGACTTACAAAGACCATTTGGATGGTCAAAAGCACAAGAAAAAGGAGGCAGCCGTCCGTACTGGCCTCCCTATG GTTCCCACCCCTAGGACTGGAGCTGCCTTGCACTGTGAACTTTGCAATGTGACGTGCACTTCTTCAGATGCCTATGCAGCGCACATTCGTGGAACAAAACATCAAAAG GTCGTTAAATTACACACGAAACTAGGCAAACCAATCCCTCCAGCAGAACCACAGTTGATTCATTCGAAAACGGGTGGCTCAACTGGAACCGCACCGGCTACACCAGTTACTACAACTACTATAGCCACTACAGCCACAACGGTCAGCGCGGTGACCACTACGCCTGCTGTTACCACTACATCCGCCGCAACGGCCGCTACCCCTACACCTACGGTACCTGCACCTACATCTACAACAGCAGTCGTCAAAGTAGTGGCTGCAACGCCTAAAATCAATTTTCTGG GTGGAAACTATTTAAATACTCATGTTGGATCAAAATCTAACGGATCTGAAAGTGAGGCTGCGCTCGTTACGACAACGACAGCGCAAGCTAGCCAGATAATCAAAAAAGAGGAAGTCCCAATGACAGCTGCTGTTGCTACTGAAACGGCACAAGCAGTGGTTGCACAGTGGGAGGAGGAAAAGGTGATTCAACCCGTTGGCCAAGATTACGTTGAAGAATTACGTGGCGGTGATG GCAAAATTACCGGCTTTAATTGTCGGCTCTGCGATTGCCGCTTCAACGATGTCAATGCCAAAGATATGCATCTGAAAGGCAGACGTCATAG GATAATGTACAAGAAGAAAGTAGATCCAAATTTGGTGGTAGAAGCCAAAGGTTGGCCGGCCCTCCGTCAGAAAAATAAGACCATGCCCGGCTGGCAAGAAAGACGGAAACCTAATGAAGGTGGCTGGGAAGGTAATGAAAATTACGAAGAAATGCCACAAGCTCCTTCGTCAATGGAAGATGGAAACCAGCCACGTCCTCCAGCCTATTGGGCTAGCCCATCCCGAGGCGGACTTCGACATGGTGGGATCTCAATGGGtctaccaccaccaccacag TATTTCCCTACCGGCTCCTTGCCGATGGGGCTTCCTAATCCAGCTATGCGTAAACCCGAATCCAGTGACGATCGCCACGTCATGGCGAAACATTCAGAGATCTACCCATCG GAAGCCGAATTAGAAGCCATACAGACGCTCGTCTCGTATGTTGAACGCTCATTAAAGTTAGTTTCTGATCAGCTAACGCATCAACCTGAAGACAAAACGAAAGTTTCGGAGACGCAATCATCCAATGACCTTGCTCAATCGCCTGTTCCAGCCGTTGCTGCGCCCGCCGCTTCTCAGGCTGATGTGCCGGTCCCTGTTCCTCCTGTCGCTCCAGCTACCACCCCTACTGCGACCCCCGCCCCAGCGCTTGTTCCAGCTGCAGCAGCCACGAACGGCCCAGCCCAGCCACAGCGGATGTTGAAAGGCGTCATGCGAGTGGGGTTGCTTGCCAAAGGATTACTTTTAAAAGGCGACCGAACTGTTCAGTTGGTCGTCCTCTGCTCTCAGCCACCTACTTATCAGTTGCTCGATAGAGTTGCTCAAGCTCTTCCAGCCCACCTCTCT GTTGTCGCACCATCAATCACGTTCAACGTCGAAACGCTTCCAAATGAAGCAGTTGTCATGGTAAAATCGGTCCAGGGTCATGGCCTGGCGGGTGATATTTTGGTCAAGGTCTCGCTGACGTCCCCCGTTGTCAGGGAAGAGCAACTAGCCGccgccgctgctgctgctaccgTTGCTACCAACGGAACGACTTCTACtg GCAACGACGTTGACATGAAAGATGCCGCTGCTATCAAGGAAGGTCGTCTGAACACCAAAGATTGTTTGCATTCGCTTGCGCTCCTACGCCGAGCCAAATGGTTCCAAGCTAGAGCCAATACTCTTCAAAATTGCGTCCTAGTAATCAGGGTCATGAGGGATTTCTGTATGCGTTCGCCTGTCTGGTCGAATCTGGAACTCtgg GCAATCGAATTGATTGTGGAAAGGGCGGCTTTCAGCGCCGGCACACCGCTCTCTGCAGGCGATGCCCTGCGCCGGGTATTTGAAACAATTTCTGCCGGCATTCTATTAAGCACCAATGACGGTTGGGGTCCTG GTATCGGAGATCCGTGCGAAAAGGACGCTGTTGACGTTTGTAGTAATTTAACTGCACAGGAACGTGAAGATATGACATCGTCCGCCCAG CAAGCGTTGCGTCAAATCGCCTtccgccaaattttcaaagtGCTGGGCATGTCCAAACCTTTGTCATCAGGATCGCGCAGCTTCAATAAAGCTTCACCGGCCGCCGCAGGACCTTCACCTGGCAAAAAGCGTCCCCGTGAAAACTCAACGAGCGACACTATCAGCCCTGAAG CAGGCGAAGTTCCAACAGATCTGAAGAAGGAGAAGATTGAAGGCCAAGATGCTTAA